From the genome of Cherax quadricarinatus isolate ZL_2023a chromosome 54, ASM3850222v1, whole genome shotgun sequence, one region includes:
- the LOC128699221 gene encoding probable G-protein coupled receptor 21, which yields MVGAAGLDGSLLAGVVIGEDSVEDEVELGSIPLLETPPGEQPPPSPRLLGYGGGYGGYGSGSSGYGTGYPPYGGGELVMMAGGTHIGVESLIQAAVILVIGVAIIISNIIILATFITMPGPKDVIMYYLMSLGVSDLVAGVVVVPLSVYPALVQRWVYGDAVCGLAGYLETTVWFAQLCTFMWISVDRYLAIRKPLRYETVQTKTRCQCWVVFTWITSMMLCCPPLLGFNSSSHWDAEAYVCWLDWGSMIAYAFTLIPMVLGPTLITLFYTYGYIFNTMRRLKTCVVGQDKEFITALTSNLANPDHAMSFVLVLAFWLSWGPCVGVRTYEYLTGHHIDVRFLHFAVFWLGALNSCWKSIIYIAMSPKFRRGLKLFCLSLCCQRKARNAELILDY from the exons ATGGTAGGCGCTGCAGGGCTGGACGGCAGCCTCCTAGCGGGGGTCGTCATCGGGGAGGACTCAGTGGAGGACGAAGTGGAGCTGGGTTCCATCCCCCTGTTGGAGACACCCCCAGGAGAGCAGCCCCCTCCCTCACCGCGTCTCCTGGGCTACGGCGGAGGCTACGGTGGCTACGGAAGCGGCAGTAGCGGCTATGGCACGGGCTACCCTCCATACGGTGGCGGGGAACTGGTGATGATGGCAGGTGGCACACACATAGGGGTGGAGAGTCTCATACAGGCAGCTGTAATTCTCGTCATAGGTGTCGCCATCATTATCTCTAATATCATCATCCTCGCTACCTTCATCACCATGCCAG GTCCCAAGGACGTCATAATGTACTACCTGATGTCCTTAGGGGTATCAGACCTGGTGGCGGGGGTGGTGGTCGTCCCCCTGAGCGTATATCCGGCCCTCGTTCAGCGCTGGGTCTATGGCGACGCCGTCTGTGGTCTAGCCGGCTACCTGGAGACCACGGTCTGGTTTGCCCAACTCTGTACCTTCATGTGGATCAGCGTGGACCGGTACCTTGCTATACGGAAACCACTAAG GTACGAGACGGTGCAGACTAAAACCAGATGTCAGTGCTGGGTAGTGTTTACTTGGATAACATCCATGATGCTGTGCTGCCCGCCCCTGCTAGGCTTTAATAGTTCCTCTCACTGGGACGCTGAAGCTTATGTGTGCTGGCTAGATTGGGGCAGCATGATAGCCTACGCCTTCACCCTCATTCCCATGGTGCTGGGACCCACGCTCATCACGCTCTTCTACACCTATGGCTACATCTTCAACACCATGCGCAGGCTCAAAACTTGTGTGGTGGGGCAGGATAAGGAGTTCATCACGGCGCTTACCTCCAACCTGGCCAATCCAGACCACGCCATGTCTTTCGTGCTGGTGCTTGCTTTCTGGCTATCGTGGGGCCCGTGTGTTGGAGTGAGGACCTATGAATACCTCACCGGCCATCATATTGATGTGAGGTTCCTCCATTTCGCAGTGTTTTGGCTAGGGGCTCTTAACTCTTGCTGGAAATCTATTATTTACATTGCCATGAGCCCGAAGTTCCGGCGTGGTCTAAAGCTGTTCTGCCTCTCGTTGTGCTGTCAGCGGAAGGCTCGGAATGCAGAACTCATCTTGGATTACTAG